Genomic segment of Oncorhynchus nerka isolate Pitt River linkage group LG10, Oner_Uvic_2.0, whole genome shotgun sequence:
ctcccgggaaggactgcccgttccatgatctcgccatcatggttgacaactccattgtgtcctcctcccagagcgctaagaaccttggcgtgatcctggacaacaccctgtcgttctcaactaacatcaaggcggtggcccgttcctgtaggttcatgctctacaacatccgcagagtacgaccctgcctcacacaggaagcggcgcaggtcctaatccaggcacttgtcatctcccgtctggattactgcaactcgctgttggctgggctccctgcctgtgccattaaacccctacaactcatccagaacgccgcagcccgtctggtgttcaaccttcccaagttctctcacgtcaccccgctcctccgctccctccactggcttccagttgaagctcgcatccgctacaagaccatggtgcttgcctacggagctgtgaggggaacggcacctcagtacctccaggctctgatcaggccctacacccaaacaagggcactgcgttcatccacctctggcctgctcgcctccctaccactgaggaagtacagttcccgctcagcccagtcaaaactgttcgctgctctggccccccaatggtggaacaaactccctcacgacgccaggacagcggagtcaatcaccaccttccggagacacctgaaaccccacctctttaaggaatacctaggataggataaagtaatccttctcaccccccttaaaagatttagatgcactattgtaaagtggctgttccactggatgtcataaggtgaacgctctggataagagcgtctgctaaatgacttaaatgtaatgtaaaatgtaacttaccatcctgagacaaggccgagtatagcccacaaagatctccgccacggcacaacccaagggggggcgccaacccagacaggaagatcacatcagtgactcaacccactcaagtgacgcatccttcctagggacggcatgaaagagccccagtaagccagtgactcagcccctgtaatagggttagaggcagagaatcccagtggaaagaggggaaccggccaggcagagacagcaagggtggttcgttgctccgagcctttccgttcaccttcacactcctgggccagactacactcaatcatatgacccactgaagagatgagtcttcagtaaagacttaaaggttgagactgagtctgcgtctctcacatgggtagacagaccattccataaaaatggagctctataggagaaagccctgcctccagctgtttgcttagaaattctagggacaattaggaggcctgcatcttgtgaccgtagcgtacgtgtaggtatgtacggcaggaccaaatcagagagataggtaggagcaagcccatgtaatgctttgtaggttagcagtaaaaccttgaaatcagcccttgccttaacaggaagccacggtagggaggctagcactggagtaatatgtcatgcaataaaatgcaaatgaattactttaaaatcatacaatgtgattttctggatttttgttttagattccgtctctcacagttgaagtgtacctatgataaaaattacagacctctacatgctttgtaagtagggaaacctgCACAATGTTGGGGGACTTTATGTTGGGGGACTTTATGTCACTCCTGAGCAAAAATTCAAGCAGCTCGGCTTTGTTTGATGGCTTGTGATCATCcatcttcctcttgatcacattccagaagttttcaatggggttcaggtctggaaattgggctggccatgacagtcttgatctggtggtcctccgtccacaccttgattgacctggctgtgtggcatggagcattgtcctgctggaaaaaactatcctcagagttggggaacattgtcagagcagaaggaaGCAAGTTTTCTTCCAGGACAACCTTGTACGTGGCTTGATTCATGCGTCCTTCACAAAGACAAATCTGCCTGATTCCAGCCTCGCTGAAGCACCGTGGGGGGTGTCATCACAGATCCTCCACCAAATGTCACAGTAGGTGCGagacactgtggcttgtaggcctctccaggtctCACAACCACTGTGGCATTTGGTGGAGGATCGGTGATGATCTGGGGGTGCTTCAGCAAGGCTATttaaaatctatttaatccattttgaattgaggctgtaacaaaacgtggaatagGTCAAGGGGTAGGAATACTTTCTTAAGGCACTGAATCCTCTCCAGGTCCTGAATCTATAAACTCTTAAACTGAACTGCATCTCTACCTCCACCTGATCTTTAACTGGAGTCCCACAGTAGATGATAATGTATAATAATCATCTCTATCTCCACCTGCTCTTTAACTGGAGTCCCACAGTAGATGATACTGTATAATAATCATCTCTACCTCCACCTGCTCTTTAACTGGAGTCCCACAGTAGATGATAATGTATAATAATCATCTCTACCTCCACCTGCTCTTTAACTGAAGTCCCACAGTAGATGATAATGTATAATAATCATCTCTACCGCCACCTGCTCTTTAACTGGAGTCCCACAGTAGATGATCATGTATAATAATCATCTCTACCTCCACCTGCTCTTTAACTGAAGTCCCACAGTAGATGATAATGTATAATAATCATCTCTACCGCCACCTGCTCTTTAACTGGAATCCCACAGTAGATGATAATGTATAATAATCATCTCTACCTCCACCTGCTCTTTAACTGGAGTCCCACAGTAGATGATAATGTATAATAATCATCTCTACCTCCACCTGCTCTTTAACTGGAGTCCCACAGTAGACGATAATGTATAATAATCATCTCTACCTCCACCTGCTCTTTAACTGGAGTCCCACAGTAGATGATAATGTATAATAATCATCTCTACCTCAACCTGCTCTTTAAATCGAATCCCACAGTAGATGATAATGTATAATAATCATCTCTACATCCACCTGCTCTTTAACTGGAGTCCCACAGTAGATGATCATGTATAATAATCATCTCTACCTCCACCTGCTCTTTAACTGGAGTCCCACAGTAGATgataatgtataataataatcTAAACCTCAATCAGTTACAATATTGTAACTGAATAAAATATTGTGACAGTCTTGGAACCAACGTTTTGGTCAGTGTTTCCCTGGGCAAGGGAGGACATGCAGGAAATGTATAAAAGCAATCCTtggttgtgtggtgtgtgtgtgtgtctgcgcgcgCATGTGTATTTACTTAATTCCTGGAGCAACCATTTTGTGACCAGACTGACTTGAAGAAATGTTTGGGGGTGTGGTCGATTTTGTTCTGAATGGTATGCGTTGAGTTTGACTATCAGTGAGATTATTAATGTGTAAAAATGTTCAAGATGTAATAATGCAATAATGTCCTTTGGGTTTCAGTTTGTTTGGAGAGGCTTTGCTGGTTCGAGGCCCAGGCACTTTATTGGCATCACCCTACAATAAGGGCACTTTAGGTCATTTGTATTTCTAAAATATCTATGTACGTAAATGCAGAGGTTACTGTTATTTCCTCCCATCAATAGTACAGTATTGCTTGTCATTTTGTGAACATGGTCAGCTGAATCTCTGCGAAAACACTGTATTTCAGAAAGCTATCTAGTGAAAGTAACAATTTAAGTTATTTTGGTGTACTCTCGTGTGTGTTATTTATCTGTCAAACAAGCAAACCTAGTCTTCTAGGCATTAATAAACAGTTCATGTTCTTTGTATTGGCCTCTGTATTATTTTCCTTCAATGGGCCTAGAACCTTTTCTAACGTTTGTTACAATTGTGATAGAAATGCTATATTTTTGCTCGGGTGTTGTCTGGTCCGTTGCATTGTTCAAGACTCACCCAACTCAATGGGTGGCCTGTCACGAACCTGTCATATGTTCTGGTTGAGGTGTTCCCCTCACTGAACAGTAACTGGCGTTGTCTCCGTCCCCTCACTGAACAGTAACTGGCGTTGTCTCCGTCCCCTCACTGAACAGTAACTGGTGTTGTCTCCGTCCCCTCACTGAACAGTAACTGGCGTTGTCTCCGTCCCCTCACAGAACAGTAACTGGCGTTGTCTCCGTCCCCTCACTGAACAGTAACTGGCGTTGTCTCCGTCCCCTCACTGAACAGTAACTGGCGTTGTCTCCGTCCCCTCACTGAACAGTAACTGGCGTTGTCTCCGTCCCCTCACTGAACAGTAACTGGCGTTGTCTCCGTCCCCTCACTGAACAGTAACTGGCGTTGTCTCCGTCCCCTCACTGAACAGTAACTGGCGTTGTCTCCGTCCCCTCACTGAACAGTAACTGGTGTTGTCTGGTGGtgccattttagctaaccctatccggcaggtgtttttacagtcatgtctgcaaaaatactacagtatactagtcATGTCCACAAAATACTATAGTGAATACTACCGTgaagtccgcaaaaacactagccgtgtccgcaaaaacactacagtcaatTACATAGTACGTAAATATTGTAATACTACAGTGAATACCATAGTACGTTAAAGAGAGTAATACAGTTTTTAGACCATATCATTTTGTTCATGTGGGTACAAGGAGAGACGAAGAGAAGGATGCATACACGTACACAAAGGGCAAGGAAAAAAACAAGGCATTGGACAATTCAAATTCCCTTATTGCCTAGCAGCATCCAACCAAATGAGACTGCGGATCAAACAAGCGGTTAGAACTGTGTGCGCGTGTTATCCTGAAACAGATGCAGTgtgagaggagggaacaggagccTCAGAAGAACACACCTGTGTCAACATGAACACTCAAAGAAACACACTTGAGACACAATGATTTTATAACATACTTAGGTTTTTATGTAATCCCCCCCCGCCCCCAAAACTGGAATGTACGTCTGGAAAGAGGTGATTGGGAAGGAACAGGAGAGCAGAGACACTGGGGAGGCAACCTAAACCGTCCTGCAAAGTCTCAACATTCAGTCTCATCGATCTCAAAAAGGTCTCCTTAACCATCTGCCTACCACATCAAACCATTGTCTCATCCCTTGTCTCACCAACACCTGATCCATCTCTCCTCAGTTCTGAAAAGCAGGGCCCCCTCCTCTGGATGAGGTTATTGGCACAAAATGACTGAGTGGAAAATAGTAGTTGAGAAAGACAAATGAAACACTATGGCAAATGGTACACAGAATACGGTAGAATGGGACACAGAATTACACTGGCCTTAAGTCCAGCTGGTCCCTGGTAGAGAACTAAAAGCAGAATGTCTTGAAAGGTACACAAGGACAGGACATGTTTATTCTAGCACCCAGAAAATCACTTTCTTATCAGAGGCGTCTGCCGCCGTGTCTCAGGTAGTGTGCTGTTGCTTTGCTGTCCAATCAGAGTCCAATGTTGTCGAAGAGTTGTGATGTAAGTATGAGGTCCAGAATGTCCCAGAGTGATGAAATGTCCCAGAGAggtgtcagacccagagaggtgtcagacccagagaggtgtcagacccagagaggtgtCAGACCCAGCCGGAGCTGGACTGATCTGTGATGTTTCCCGATCACTCCGTCACTTCCTCCAACACTCTGACTACAGACCTCAACATCCTAGAAGTCATCACACTCCATAAAAACGACAATAGGAATCCATTAGTTTGTATGAAAACATGAAACAATACATCTAATTTCTGTGTATGAGGTGTGGTCCTGAGACTCGAGGACTGAGTTTTTAAAGCCAGCGTGTAAGACATTTCCTCCGTAGCACTTTGTTACGTGCACATTGTGTTGAAACGGTCCCGTAGACAAAGGATGTTCTAAGTCACATTGGCATGGACTCCACCATGGTGCTATACATGTTGACTATCGTCTGTGGCATTTCAACGATGACCTCTGACCTTTTCGCTTTCTTTACTTGCTGCATTCCTCTCCTCAGCCAGCCAACCGTTGGTCATCAGCTACCAATGCATTGTGGGGAATGAAAAGAGACTGCAGCTGCCACAAAACCAAACAGATCATTTGTCTTGAAAAATACACGTTCACCAGTCACAGAGGAGCAACATAAACAATACAGTGGGGTTAAAGGTTTCTGTagctgtgtgtggatgtgtgtgtgtgtagctgtgtgtacagtatgggaGAATCACAGTGTTTGTGGGTTCGTCTGTTCAAACACGTTGCCAATACTCTTCCTCTTCTTGAGTATACCTCTTTGTGctgttctcctccttcctctgtgAAACTTTATATACAGAAAAGTGAACTATTTCAATGCTAAGGCATTGTAGAGTGAGAGGATGGGATAAAGGAAGAGTAGATCCTTCATTTCGAAGACGAACACAAAACACAATCCTAAATACCAGTACCTAGATCTCATCTAGACTCCAAAACAGAGAGCATACAACACTGACAAGAAAACAGTGCCTAACAGAAATCTGATCTGAAATATCTACAAACGAGTTAGGAAATCATTCTATTATGTCATCTGTAAAGGATGACCGTGGGTAGAAATCCTGCTTTGATATTTGCTCGTGTGGTTTTGGTTTTAAGACTCTGACATACCCCGAAAACAAAAGTTATCACGCACCACACATGAGCAGATGTACTGCTTGTGTGTACGTGCGCACGCACACAAAAACACGTTCACTCAcgcaaatatacacacacacagactaaccaTTTGAAAAGTTTTGACATTTCATATCTAGTGTCAGCTCTCACTTTGAGTGAGAGGCGACACTGAGCCGCTGCCACTCTGAGTCCATCAGTTTAACGGCCCTCATGTCCAGGCCTCATGGACCCAATCATAGGGTGCAAAGCAGGGAAGAGGTCCTACCCCAACCAATACACAACCACCCCCCCCATCCATCCACAGTGGCAGGCcactgtacagtacagtccataggGCAGGAGGGTGAGGGCAGCCATCCCGACAGTCAGTCATAGAGAGTGAGGTGGGAGGATAAGGGTGTGGAGGGAGCTAGAGGGACAGTTGGATTTCTACGTTGAAAACAGCAGTCTATTTGTGGATACTGCGTCTATGCCAGCTGGGCCGTCTAGATGTCTCCCTCATACTTTGTAGTAGATGTTGGCTGGGCTCTGGGGGGGCATCTCCTGGACGATGTAGACGGGGTGACCGTAGTCCCCGCTCACCTTCTCGTAGTGCGGGCAGTAAGCCTGGTCTGAAGTCCGCAGCGGGATGATGATGTCACTGGGCTCCGAGCCGTTGTTTCCTCCGGCGGAGGAGCCGGCCCCGTTGTTGCTGCCCCTCTTGGGGGTCAGGGTGGCCAGGGTCAGGGTGGGGTGATGGGTCTCAGAGTGCTTGTTCTGTCGCCAGcggtaacacaccacacagacgACAGACGTCACGATGAGGAGGAAGGCTCCGCCCCCTGCCGCTCCAGTGATCACCGCCACGTTAGAGGAAGGTAAAGGGTTGTTCCCCTCGCCCTCTCCACCAGCCTTGGGCGTGGTACCGTTCCCTGTTAGGGAAGAGGGGTTAGGATCAATGActaatactgtagatactgtatcattaaaccaatgaggagagtACTGTACCTTTGGGGTGGAAGCGGTTTGAGTCTGGTTTGGGTTTGGGTGGGAGGCCATATGCATCTATGGGAAATCACACAGTTTCTTTAGGGTTGTGAACAACATTACATAGAACAGTTTCATGAATATTGTTACAAAATCTGTACAAGAATATGCCAGACCCCATGCAGATGAATTTATATGAGGATGATTACTATTGAAAGACTAATTACAGCAAATCAAagagaatatatatatttaacagtAAGGATGGTGATGATACTCACTCTGTCCCACTTTGAGAATCACCTTCATCCCTCGtgtcacacacactcctcctctcGTGCTGTCCAGCCCCTGCCTCGTCCCATCAGAGGTAGCtaagtgaggaagaggaggagtggaagaCTACCGTTAGAGAGATACCTAACACTATCTCACACACATGTCAAACTATGCAGTTGAAGTAAATATTGTCAGGTTGGATTACCTCAGCAGGAAACTACATGGAGTCAAAAGCCCTCAAATTATTCCCATCTTTTTTTCACACATGGTAATACATACAGTCATACATATATTCTGAAACCACACTTACACACTCTGTAACGTGACACACTTCAACACGTAACATCAggcaagctcacacacacacacacacacacacacacacacacacacacacacacacacacacacacacacacacacacacacacacacaaaaccatggCACAGCTGACACACTGTGAACCCAAAGACACAGCCATGTTCTATCAGACACACTGTGAACCCAAAGACACAGCCATGTTCTATCAGAGACACTGTGAACCCAAAGACACAGCCATGTTCTATCAGACACACTGTGAACCCAAAGACACAGCCATGTTCTATCAGACACACTGTGAACCCAAAGACACAGCCATGTTCTATCAGACACACTGTGAACCCAAAGACACAGCCATGTTCTATCAGACACACTGTGAACCCAAAGACACAGCCATGTTCTATCAGACACACTGTGAACCCAAAGACACAGCCATGTTCTATCAGACACACTGTGAACCCAAAGACACAGCCATGTTCTATCAGACACACTGTGAACCCAAAGACACAGCCATGTTCTATCAGACACACTGTGAACCCAAAGACACAGCCATGTTCTATCAGACACACTGTGAACCCAAAGACACAGCCATGTTCTATCAGACACACTGTGAACCCAAAGACACAGCCATGTTCTATCAGACACACTGTGAACCCAAAGACAGCCATGTTCTATCAGACACACTGTGAACCCAAAGACAGAGCCATGTTCTATCAGACACACTGTGAACTCAAAGCCACAGCCATGTTCTATCAGACACACTGTGAACTCAAAGCCACAGCCATGTTCTATCAGACACACTGTGAACCCAAAGACACAGCCATGTTCTATCAGACACACTGTGAACTCAAAGCCACAGCCATAACacgcacacaataccccagacaCACTGACCACCACATCCCAGCCACATCCCCTGACCTTTTAAACCCAAACCCAGTCATATTAATCCAAACCAAGACCATTTAAACCCTCATCAGCCATAATCACAACACACGACACCCCCCTACAGCCTCTACCTCCTATTTACCACTTGAGGCTTTAGATTACAACAGTAGGTAAAGTATAGCTGTAAGGaaaggtatctctctctctcccctgtctccctccctccttctcttccaaTTAGGTGTAAAAACCATAAATGAAAGAGTGATAGAACAGAAGAGCAATAAATCATGGAATGATAGAGAACAGAAAGCATTTTAGGTTTATTAAATGAGAAGCAGAAAGAAGAGAGACGCAAGGAGGAGTGAGTCATGGAGATGGTGACCAAGGAGGAGTGAGTCATGGAGATGATGACCAAGGAGGAGTGAGTCATGGAGATGATGACCAAGGAGGAGTGAGTCATGGAGATGATGACCAAGGAGGAGTGAGTCATGGAGATGATGACCAAGGAGGAGTGAGTAATGGAGATGATGACCAAGGAGGAGTGAGTAATGGAGATGATGACCAAGGAGGAGTGAGTCATGGAGATGATGACCAAGGAGGAGTGAGTCATGGAGATGATGACCAAGGAGGAGTGAGTCATGGAGATGATGACCAAGGAGGAGTGAGTAATGGAGATGATGACCAAGGAGGAGTGAGTAATGGAGATGATGACCAAGGAGGAGTGAGTAATGGAGATGATGACCAAGGAGGAGTGAGTCATGGAGATGATGACCAAGGAGGAGTGAGTAATGGAGATGATGACCAAGGAGGAGTGAGTAATGGAGATGATGACCAAGGAGGAGTGAGTAATGGAGATGATGACCAAGGAGGAGTGAGTAATGGAGATGATGatctgtggtgaaggagagaaagagagagagagggcgtgcTGTACAGCCACGGACAGAAACAGGCGGAAGTTGCTCGGAAAACCCCCAACACAAGACAAAAGGGAAAGTTGTTAATACATTTAAATAAAACAAGACTGACCCATTAACACACGAGCACACCCACTCTGTAACAGAGGAGGATTTATACACAGACAAGcgacaggaggagggggggggtattTTCGCCTCTGGCATATCCTAAATTGACCCAGCGAGTAACCAACTTAGCCCAACcccacccccccctcctccccttgccaaacctccccctctcttctaagTGAGAGAGCAGCTAAGGGATTGACCTGTGTTGACGAAGGAGTGTAACTCCAAAAGATGGGTTTACCCCGCCTTTAACCGGGCTAAATCGTGACCCGTTTAACCCATCCCATGTGAAATTAAAGAAATCTCTGTGCCTTGCATAAACCCTTTTCCCCACACAacaacccacctggacaaaaggaatgcatatgttaggatgctgttcattgactacaagctcggccttcaataccatagtgccctacACCAGGTGTCGCAGGAAGGCCAAGTAGATCATCAGGgaccccagccacccaagccacgaCCTGTTCTCCCCGCTTCAACCACTCAGACGCGGGCAGAACACTTACCTTACCTAGTGCTCCCCCTATGGACATTCTTATTACACACTCTGAATTTGAAAACATCATTTTAATTCAGTTCAGCAGATTCAGGCTTTAGTTGTGCCCACGTCAGCTGTCACTCTGCCCAATTGGCCAGTCTCCATCAGCAGTAGCAGCACATACAGACACATTGGGAAGCTACATTAGGGCCAAGTTGGTAAACAGGGCAGgcagtctctctctcgcccacTCTGTCCACCAGGGTGTTAAAACAGGGACACTGTCCTACGGGAGGTCACTGAACTCAAATATCTTGCTGCATTTTTTTGCCGGCTTGCGCCTTGCAACATGCAGTCAACGTAACGCCATAGCAGTCAGCGTGCAGTCAACGTAACGCCATAGCAGTCAGCGTGCAGTCAACGTAACGCCATAGCAGTCAGCGTGCAGTCAACGTAACGCCATAGCAGTCAGCGTGCAGTCAACGTAACGCCATAGCAGTCAGCATGCATAACGTAACGCCATAGCAGTCAGCGTGCAGTCAACGTAACGCCATAGCAGTCAACGTGCATTCAATGTAACGCCATAGCAGTCAACATGCAGTCAACGTAATGCCATAACAGTCAACGTGCAGTCAACATAATGACATAGCAGTCAACGTAATGGCATAGCAGTCAGCGTGCAGTCAACATAACGCCATAACAGTCAATGTGCAGTCAGCGTAATGACATAGCAGTCAACGTGCAGTCAACATAACGCCATAGCAGTCAACGTGCAGTCAATGTAGCGCCATAGCAGTCAACGTGTAGTCAATGTAGCGCCATAGCAGTCAACGTGCAGTCAACATAACGCCATAGCAGTCAACATGCGGTCAATGTAGCGCCATAGCAGTCAACGTGCGGTCAACATAACGCCATAGCAGTCAACGTGCAGTCAACATAACGCCATAGCAGTCAACGTGCGGTCAATGTAGCGCCATAGCAGTCAACGTGCGGTCAATGTAGCGCCATAGCAGTCAACGTAATGACATAGCAGTCAACGTGCAGCCAACGTAATGACATAGCAGTCAACGTGCAGTCAATGTAGCACCATTGCAGTCAACGTGCAGCCAACGTAATGACATAGCAGTCAATGTGCAGTCAACGTAATGACATAGCAGTCAACGTGCAGCCAACGTAATGCCATAGCAGTCAACGTGCAGTCAATGTAGCACCATTGCAGTCAACGTGCAGCCAACGTAATGCCATAGCAGTCAACGTGCAGTCAATGTAGCACCATAGCAGTCAACGTGCAGGAAACGTAATGCCATAGCAGTCAACGTGCAGTCAATGTAGCACCATAGCAGTCAACGTGCAGTCAATGTAGCACCATAGCAGTCAACGTGCAGTCAATGTAGCACCATAGCAGTCAACGTGCAGCCAACGTAATGCCATAGCAGTCAATGTGCAGTCAATGTAGCACCATAGCAGTCAACGTGCAGCCAACGTAATGCCATAGCAGTCAACGTGCAGTCAATGTAGCACCATAGCAGTCAACGTGCAGCCAACGTAATGCCATAGCAGTCAAAGTGCAGTCAATGTAGCACCATAGCAGTCAACGTGCAGCCAACGTAATATGCCATAGCAGTCAACGTGCAGTCAATGTAGCACCATAGCAGTCAACGTGCAGCCAACGTAATGCCATAGCAGTCAACGTGCAGTCGACGTTCCCTTACAGGGAAGTGGATAGGTTTGGCTAGACATGGTTGGAAATCTAGACTGCAATCTGTATGTTGTAAAGTACAGTAGCCTAATATCAGCCCATTGTTAACAAGCCTGTTATCTGGTGTTCTAAATGAGGTGTGGTCTGTGTGTAGGCTATGTTCTAAACATGACTCAGCCAAGCTCCATGCAGTACAGTTATCTGGTGTTCTAAATGAGGTGTGGTCTGTGTGTAGGCTATGTTCTAAACATGACTCAGCCAAGCTGCATGCAGTGCAGTTATCTGGTGTTCTAAATGAGGTGTGGTCTGTGTGTAGGCTATGTTCTAAACATGACTCAGCCAAGCTCCATGCAGTACAGTTATCTGGTGTTCTAAATGAGGTGTGGTCTGTGTGTAGGCTATGTTCTAAACATGACTCAACCAAGCTCCATGCAGTACAGTTATCTGGTGTTCTAAATGAGGTGCGGTCTGTGTGTAGGCTATGTTCTAAACATGACTCAGCCAAGCTCCATGCAGTACAGTTATCTGGTGTTCTAAATGAGGTGCGGTCTGTGTGTAGGCTATGTTCTAAACATGACTCAGCCAAGCTCCATGCAGTACAGTTATCTGGTGTTCTAAATGAGGTGTGGTCTGTGTGTAGGCTATGTTCTAAACATGACTCAGCCAAGCTGCATGCAGTACAGTTATCTGGTGTTCTAAATGAGGTGTGGTCTGTGTGTAGGCTATGTTCTAAACATGACTCAGCCAAGCTCCATGCAGTACAGTTATCTGGTGTTCTAAATGAGGTGTGGTCTGTGTGTAGGCTATGTTCTAAACATGACTCAGCCAAGCTGCATGCAGTGCAGTTATCTGGTGTTCTAAATGAGGTGTGGTCTGTGCGTAGGCTATGTTCTAAACATGACTCAGCCAAGCTCCATGCAGTACAGTTATCTGGTGTTCTAAATGAGGTGTGGTCTGTGTGTAGGCTATGTTCTAAACATGACTCAGCCAAGCTTCATGCAGTACAGTTATCTGGTGTTCTAAATGAGGTGTGGTCTGTGTGTAGGCTATGTTCTAAACATGACTCAGCCAAGCTGcatgcagtgcagtgcagtgca
This window contains:
- the LOC115135679 gene encoding ephrin-B3-like, encoding MAGERRGAGMALAFWDGCNGLGFIFIFLVDLLGIAAGNMEPIYWNTLNKRFQDDRGYVLYPQIGDRLDLICPASNPPGPRSPSEYEYYKLYLVSMREQADRCEVMGAPNLLLTCDKPNSDMRFTIKFQEFSPNLWGHEFKTLTDYYIIATSDGTRQGLDSTRGGVCVTRGMKVILKVGQNAYGLPPKPKPDSNRFHPKGNGTTPKAGGEGEGNNPLPSSNVAVITGAAGGGAFLLIVTSVVCVVCYRWRQNKHSETHHPTLTLATLTPKRGSNNGAGSSAGGNNGSEPSDIIIPLRTSDQAYCPHYEKVSGDYGHPVYIVQEMPPQSPANIYYKV